The following proteins are encoded in a genomic region of Sulfurimonas sp. HSL3-7:
- a CDS encoding response regulator, translating to MAQNLKVLAVDDDMINLKLLKSMLMKTGNVAEVVEARNGADAINALKERNDIDIILLDIIMPVMGGIEMLKVVRADENLNQLPIIVLTTDETKKNEALEAGANGFLMKPVRAADVAQKISEVIL from the coding sequence ATGGCACAAAATTTAAAAGTATTAGCAGTCGATGACGATATGATCAACTTGAAGCTTCTAAAGTCAATGTTAATGAAAACAGGAAATGTTGCAGAGGTCGTCGAAGCAAGAAACGGAGCCGATGCGATCAATGCACTGAAAGAGCGCAATGATATTGATATTATCCTACTTGACATCATCATGCCTGTCATGGGTGGTATTGAGATGCTTAAAGTCGTTCGTGCAGATGAGAATCTTAATCAGCTTCCTATCATCGTTTTAACAACTGATGAAACAAAGAAAAATGAAGCGCTTGAGGCAGGTGCGAACGGTTTCTTGATGAAACCTGTTCGTGCAGCTGATGTCGCACAGAAGATCTCCGAAGTCATTCTGTAA
- the lon gene encoding endopeptidase La gives MQLDNYDNFPTDLPVIAEDDIFLYPFMISPLFLSDDKNIAAATEAIENDSLIIVCPTKDSHEGERDFEAIYDAGVIGSIMRKVALPDGRVKVLFQGLARGRVVKPLTTEPILHATVDTIEPSEVNELKMDAIIEVVREKVRTLSQVSGYFPPDLLRTIEENHEHNRIADLICSTIKMKKDEAYKLFIEADIEKRFLMLIDILVSEIEANKLQKEIRSKVQSRIEKVNKEYFLKEQLKQIQKELGTDNQREEEIEEYRKKLEAKKTKMGEEAYKEISKQLERFARMHPDSADAGMIQSYLEWVLEIPFGDFAKKKLDITKVEEQLNKDHFSLKKPKERIAEYFSVKELLELRGKKNKESGGAILCFAGPPGVGKTSLANSIATALKRPLVRIALGGLEDVNELRGHRRTYIGAMPGRIVQGLIDAKKMNPIIVLDEIDKVGRSQRGDPTAVLLEILDPEQNSAFRDYYTNFNIDLSNVIFIATANDVGRIPAPLRDRMEFIGVSSYTPQEKYEIAKRYLLPQELKKHGLKASELTISKPALKEIIASYTREAGVRNLRRRIADVTRKAAKMILEDPEKSKITVSLKNIKQFLEKTVFEIDKTDNIDRVGVANGLAWTAVGGDVLKIESIRIKGKGTFQLTGSLGDVMKESARIAMSVVKTLIDTKKLIVSPDQVPVTPKELEEKITIDPSEVYKRYDLHIHVPDGATPKDGPSAGIAMCTTIASILSGKKIRSDFAMTGEVSLTGIVMPIGGLKEKLIAAHKAGMKEVLIPQKNYERDLDDIPDEVKEALVITPVSRIEEVLEKMLV, from the coding sequence ATGCAATTAGACAATTATGATAATTTTCCAACAGACCTGCCCGTTATAGCAGAAGATGATATATTTTTATACCCTTTTATGATCTCACCGCTATTTTTGAGTGATGATAAAAATATCGCAGCAGCAACCGAAGCGATTGAAAATGATTCACTGATCATTGTCTGTCCTACCAAAGACAGCCATGAAGGCGAACGTGATTTTGAAGCGATCTATGATGCGGGGGTGATCGGTTCGATTATGCGTAAAGTGGCACTTCCTGACGGACGTGTCAAAGTGCTTTTTCAAGGTCTGGCGCGTGGTCGTGTCGTCAAGCCGTTAACGACTGAACCGATACTACATGCTACAGTGGATACGATAGAACCTTCCGAAGTCAATGAACTTAAAATGGATGCCATCATCGAGGTGGTACGTGAAAAGGTACGCACACTGTCTCAGGTCAGCGGTTACTTTCCGCCTGATCTTCTTCGTACGATCGAAGAGAACCATGAACACAACCGTATAGCCGACCTTATCTGCAGCACGATAAAGATGAAAAAAGATGAGGCCTACAAGCTCTTTATCGAAGCCGACATCGAGAAACGTTTTTTGATGCTGATCGACATCCTGGTCTCCGAGATCGAAGCGAATAAGCTGCAAAAAGAGATCCGGAGCAAAGTCCAAAGCCGTATTGAAAAGGTCAATAAAGAGTATTTTTTAAAAGAACAGCTTAAACAGATCCAAAAAGAGCTAGGCACCGATAATCAGCGTGAAGAGGAGATCGAGGAGTATCGTAAAAAGCTTGAAGCTAAAAAAACAAAAATGGGAGAAGAGGCCTATAAGGAGATCAGCAAACAGCTTGAACGCTTTGCCCGTATGCATCCCGACTCTGCCGACGCTGGGATGATCCAAAGCTATCTTGAGTGGGTGTTGGAGATTCCTTTCGGTGATTTCGCCAAGAAAAAACTCGATATTACCAAAGTCGAAGAGCAGCTCAACAAAGACCACTTTTCGCTGAAGAAGCCAAAAGAGAGGATAGCTGAATATTTTTCCGTGAAAGAACTTTTGGAGCTGCGCGGTAAGAAAAACAAAGAGAGCGGCGGTGCAATCCTCTGTTTTGCAGGCCCTCCGGGTGTGGGTAAGACCTCTTTGGCGAATTCGATTGCTACGGCACTGAAACGTCCTCTCGTCAGAATAGCATTGGGCGGCTTGGAAGATGTCAATGAGCTTCGCGGCCACCGCCGCACCTATATCGGTGCAATGCCGGGCCGTATCGTTCAGGGGCTGATCGACGCCAAGAAGATGAACCCCATCATCGTTTTGGATGAGATCGACAAGGTAGGACGCTCTCAGCGAGGCGATCCGACCGCTGTTCTGCTTGAGATCCTCGATCCTGAACAAAACAGCGCATTCAGAGACTACTATACCAACTTCAATATTGACCTGAGCAATGTGATCTTCATCGCTACGGCCAACGATGTAGGGCGTATTCCTGCACCGCTACGTGACCGTATGGAGTTTATCGGTGTAAGCTCATACACGCCGCAGGAGAAGTATGAGATAGCTAAACGCTATCTTCTGCCTCAGGAGCTGAAGAAACATGGGCTTAAAGCCTCTGAACTCACTATCTCAAAGCCGGCACTTAAAGAGATCATTGCCAGCTACACCCGCGAAGCGGGTGTGCGTAACCTTCGCCGCCGTATAGCCGATGTGACACGTAAAGCGGCTAAGATGATCTTGGAAGATCCGGAAAAGAGCAAGATCACGGTATCACTCAAAAACATCAAGCAGTTTCTTGAGAAGACGGTCTTTGAGATCGACAAAACGGATAATATTGACAGAGTCGGTGTCGCCAACGGATTGGCGTGGACGGCAGTCGGCGGCGATGTCCTTAAGATCGAGAGTATCCGCATCAAAGGGAAGGGGACTTTCCAGCTGACAGGAAGTCTTGGCGACGTGATGAAAGAGTCAGCACGTATTGCGATGAGTGTCGTGAAGACGCTGATCGATACGAAAAAGCTCATAGTCAGTCCGGATCAAGTCCCTGTGACGCCAAAAGAGCTGGAAGAGAAGATCACTATTGATCCAAGCGAGGTGTACAAACGCTATGATCTTCATATCCACGTACCGGACGGTGCGACGCCTAAAGACGGACCGAGTGCGGGTATAGCGATGTGTACAACGATCGCTTCGATATTAAGCGGGAAAAAGATCCGTTCCGACTTTGCGATGACGGGAGAAGTTTCGCTGACGGGTATTGTCATGCCGATTGGCGGGCTGAAAGAGAAACTGATCGCGGCACATAAGGCTGGTATGAAAGAGGTGCTGATACCGCAGAAAAACTATGAACGTGATCTCGATGACATTCCTGACGAGGTTAAAGAGGCACTCGTTATCACGCCGGTCTCTCGCATTGAAGAGGTTTTGGAGAAGATGCTGGTTTAA
- the bamD gene encoding outer membrane protein assembly factor BamD, translating to MKHIFLLAAFLLFVTGCSKDIEEYNKPAAYWYKRMIESVSAGNLDKADNYYSSLQSEHIGSPLLPEATMIMAQSHLQYEEYLLAEHFLNEYIKRYATPSELEYSEYLKIKAKYMALPNPRRDQGLINEAITAGNHFKMKYPHSIYYPVVDTMVTRLILARAALNESIALLYERLDKPMGAEHYHNVRKEEWIDWNEVEKADVAWYKEIFEGDGTESWYAFIIPDTQSVVSRNSQGQVKTSDEGSSGKE from the coding sequence ATGAAACACATTTTTTTACTGGCAGCCTTTCTTCTTTTTGTGACAGGCTGTAGCAAAGATATCGAAGAGTATAACAAACCGGCAGCTTACTGGTATAAGCGTATGATCGAATCGGTTTCTGCGGGCAATCTTGATAAAGCGGACAACTACTACAGCTCTCTGCAGAGCGAACATATCGGGTCGCCCCTCCTGCCAGAAGCGACGATGATCATGGCACAGTCGCATCTGCAGTATGAAGAGTATCTTTTGGCTGAGCATTTCTTAAACGAATACATCAAGCGATATGCGACGCCAAGTGAACTCGAATACAGTGAATACCTTAAGATCAAAGCAAAGTATATGGCACTGCCGAACCCGCGCCGTGATCAAGGTCTGATCAATGAAGCGATCACGGCAGGAAACCATTTCAAAATGAAGTACCCACACTCTATCTATTATCCTGTTGTCGACACCATGGTGACACGGTTGATCCTGGCACGTGCTGCGCTCAATGAAAGTATTGCGCTGCTTTATGAACGCCTTGACAAACCGATGGGTGCAGAACATTATCATAATGTGCGCAAAGAGGAGTGGATCGATTGGAACGAGGTCGAAAAAGCGGACGTTGCCTGGTACAAAGAGATCTTTGAAGGTGACGGGACAGAGAGTTGGTATGCTTTTATAATTCCGGATACCCAAAGTGTTGTTTCGCGCAACAGTCAAGGTCAGGTCAAAACGTCGGATGAAGGCAGCAGTGGGAAAGAATAA
- the recG gene encoding ATP-dependent DNA helicase RecG, producing the protein MIEQKDLDRFKRLGVHSITALSTIAPVSYEDKRIAAKMQVDKMQVIDATVEQVSHSPKRTLITLFAHNFNHRIEAVLFQPKPYMLRHFVIGEQSFFYGKISCNSGHCQMMHPLKIDHVGTIVPKYKTVLRTDVMRRLIERYINRDNLKAEGLPDAVIDILLSIHFPNQEQGDRLSPRQLQALKFAELYDYMKVLGKKRRYFPSLYKLEGEWRDWAATLPFTLTHEQTAAIEAVENDLKEDVAAKRMIVGDVGAGKTMVILASALIAQPHRAILMAPTTILANQLFEEAQKHLPNLNSVLVQNSTKKSLDLSQYNFIIGTHALLYRELPESGLIMIDEQHRFGTGQRKLLENLISSHDRRPHFLQFSATPIPRTQAMIDSAHIDVSLITQTPFEKEITTSVIRKNDFTDLLKKIEDELGKRHQVLIIYPLVEQSEALDYQSIEEARGYWEKRFKEVYVTHGKDRNKEEVLLKFREQGNILLATTVVEVGISLPRLTTIIIVGAERLGLSTLHQLRGRVSRNGLTGYCYLYTNQAKSERLDAFVNTDNGFDIAALDLKFRKSGDLLAGKIQSGDKFRWVDMGEDEAIVKKVIKYLNPDKV; encoded by the coding sequence TTGATTGAGCAAAAAGATCTGGACAGATTCAAACGTCTTGGCGTACATAGCATCACCGCGCTCTCGACGATTGCGCCGGTCTCATATGAGGACAAACGCATCGCAGCAAAGATGCAGGTCGACAAGATGCAGGTGATCGATGCGACTGTCGAACAGGTATCGCATTCGCCGAAACGCACGCTCATCACCCTCTTTGCCCATAATTTCAACCACCGCATTGAAGCGGTGCTTTTTCAGCCCAAACCTTATATGCTTCGCCATTTTGTCATCGGTGAACAGAGCTTTTTTTACGGGAAGATCAGCTGCAACAGTGGTCATTGCCAAATGATGCACCCCCTAAAAATCGACCATGTCGGCACCATCGTTCCCAAATACAAAACAGTCCTGAGAACCGATGTGATGCGGCGCCTGATAGAACGGTACATAAACCGTGACAACCTGAAAGCGGAAGGGTTGCCGGACGCCGTCATTGATATTCTTCTTAGTATCCATTTCCCTAACCAGGAGCAAGGTGACAGGCTCTCTCCAAGACAGCTCCAGGCCCTGAAATTTGCGGAGCTGTATGATTATATGAAAGTGCTGGGTAAAAAGAGACGTTACTTTCCCTCTCTTTATAAACTTGAGGGAGAGTGGAGAGATTGGGCAGCAACACTCCCTTTTACATTGACACACGAGCAGACCGCCGCAATCGAAGCAGTAGAAAACGACCTCAAAGAGGATGTTGCGGCAAAACGTATGATCGTCGGTGATGTCGGCGCGGGGAAGACCATGGTCATCCTCGCTTCGGCACTCATTGCACAGCCGCATCGTGCCATTTTGATGGCGCCGACGACCATTTTGGCCAACCAGCTTTTTGAAGAGGCGCAAAAACATCTTCCGAACCTCAACAGTGTTCTCGTACAAAACAGCACAAAAAAATCCCTTGACTTGTCTCAATACAATTTCATTATCGGCACGCATGCCCTGCTTTACAGGGAACTGCCTGAGAGCGGCCTTATCATGATCGATGAACAGCACCGCTTTGGTACGGGACAGCGAAAACTGCTAGAAAATCTCATTAGCAGCCATGACAGACGCCCCCACTTCCTGCAATTCTCTGCTACGCCCATCCCCCGGACTCAGGCAATGATCGACTCGGCGCATATCGATGTGAGCCTCATCACTCAGACCCCTTTCGAAAAGGAGATCACCACCTCCGTCATCCGTAAAAACGATTTTACAGATCTCTTAAAAAAGATCGAAGATGAATTGGGAAAAAGACATCAGGTCCTCATCATCTATCCTCTGGTCGAACAGAGTGAAGCGCTCGACTATCAGAGCATCGAAGAAGCCCGCGGCTACTGGGAAAAAAGGTTCAAAGAGGTTTATGTCACTCACGGCAAAGACAGGAACAAAGAAGAGGTGCTGCTCAAGTTCAGAGAACAGGGCAATATCCTGCTTGCCACCACCGTTGTCGAAGTCGGTATCTCGCTGCCGAGATTGACGACTATCATTATCGTAGGAGCAGAAAGGCTCGGACTCTCCACCTTGCATCAGCTCCGCGGCCGTGTCAGCCGTAATGGCCTCACAGGCTACTGCTATCTCTACACCAATCAAGCCAAAAGCGAACGGCTCGATGCCTTTGTCAATACCGATAACGGCTTCGATATTGCCGCACTTGATCTAAAATTTCGAAAGAGCGGCGATCTTCTTGCTGGCAAAATACAGAGCGGCGACAAATTTCGATGGGTAGACATGGGTGAAGATGAAGCAATCGTAAAAAAAGTCATAAAGTATCTTAATCCCGATAAGGTGTGA
- the raiA gene encoding ribosome-associated translation inhibitor RaiA, protein MNVSLTGRQIELTEPIKDYINASLLSMEKYNLDIISASVVVAKQERNRGVSLEYTINVAGKNTIIIKQRDDDLYAAADLATDRAQKAMRRLNDKLNDHHNESINEAKKESSNTNVINASERFEDEIVPHDLDIHKPRETGEVLEELKESNKQFEIFNDMDGKTRVLYKRSDGRYGLY, encoded by the coding sequence ATGAATGTATCACTTACAGGACGACAGATCGAACTTACCGAGCCGATTAAAGACTACATAAATGCTTCATTGCTTTCCATGGAAAAATACAATTTAGACATTATCTCTGCCAGTGTTGTTGTAGCTAAGCAGGAACGTAACCGCGGGGTTTCTCTTGAATACACCATCAACGTTGCCGGTAAAAACACCATTATCATCAAACAACGCGATGACGATCTTTATGCTGCAGCCGATCTGGCTACCGACCGCGCGCAAAAAGCGATGCGCCGGCTAAACGACAAGTTAAACGACCATCACAATGAAAGTATCAATGAAGCCAAAAAAGAGTCTTCCAATACGAATGTGATCAACGCGTCGGAGCGTTTCGAAGATGAGATCGTCCCGCATGACCTCGATATCCACAAGCCTAGAGAGACCGGGGAGGTTCTGGAGGAACTCAAAGAGAGCAATAAACAGTTTGAGATCTTTAATGATATGGATGGTAAAACACGCGTTCTTTACAAACGCAGTGATGGGCGTTACGGGCTGTATTAA
- a CDS encoding type II secretion system protein, whose amino-acid sequence MQRKSRFLKERNGFAMITAIFFMVIMATLLLSMLGSSAETAERTTKTYVNEQAQLLAKSATEYAILRVSGVDRGATNTNCLPGFTAQYPNAADPMYDITVTINYFGFGDGCAPLFTAGTVGTIQTAESLGTMLIDVYVQDNPNLGLDEPVRYHRRTMQKL is encoded by the coding sequence ATGCAAAGAAAAAGTCGTTTTCTAAAAGAGAGAAATGGATTTGCCATGATAACGGCAATTTTTTTCATGGTCATTATGGCAACACTCCTGCTGTCTATGCTGGGTTCATCCGCTGAGACGGCCGAACGTACGACGAAGACTTATGTCAACGAACAGGCGCAACTGCTTGCAAAAAGCGCTACAGAATATGCGATCTTAAGAGTTTCTGGAGTAGATCGGGGTGCAACCAATACCAACTGCTTGCCAGGTTTTACCGCACAATATCCTAACGCTGCAGACCCAATGTATGACATTACCGTAACAATCAACTATTTTGGATTCGGGGATGGGTGTGCACCATTGTTTACGGCTGGCACAGTAGGAACGATTCAAACGGCGGAGTCATTAGGTACGATGCTGATCGATGTATATGTTCAAGATAACCCAAATCTGGGGTTAGACGAACCGGTACGCTATCATCGCCGTACAATGCAAAAACTCTAA
- a CDS encoding prepilin-type N-terminal cleavage/methylation domain-containing protein, translating to MRKGFTLLELVFVIVVMGIMAKFGVELLYKTYENYISSNTFNRLENESEMTVKQIANRLQYRIKDSTIARTAVGGTAVPIGSISGNEKVLEWIGIDIDGWRSSGAPLWSGFVDLRASTAGQLFSPGGGAAGSGALFFIGSDVDLTSNFGWGGGAIGDQSASMHPVSITAGTVGGQDGSIITPVGGDFSDAAGGVYEFYQFSKTAYAVSLEGSDLVLYSGYQPWNGEGMANGRVLMENVKSFQFASVGDTIIVQVCLTDNNAAGLGEYSLCKEKVVF from the coding sequence ATGCGTAAAGGGTTTACTCTGCTTGAACTGGTTTTTGTCATTGTGGTCATGGGGATTATGGCTAAATTCGGCGTTGAATTGCTTTATAAGACCTATGAAAACTATATCTCGAGTAACACATTCAACAGATTGGAAAATGAGAGTGAGATGACGGTTAAACAGATAGCCAACCGTCTGCAGTACCGAATAAAAGACTCGACAATAGCGCGGACTGCTGTCGGGGGTACTGCGGTGCCGATAGGCAGTATCAGCGGAAACGAAAAAGTGTTAGAGTGGATAGGTATAGATATCGATGGATGGAGAAGTTCCGGCGCCCCTCTATGGAGCGGCTTTGTTGATTTGCGTGCCTCGACCGCGGGGCAGCTTTTTTCACCCGGCGGCGGTGCGGCTGGTAGCGGTGCGCTCTTCTTTATCGGTTCGGATGTGGACCTGACATCGAATTTCGGCTGGGGAGGAGGCGCAATAGGTGATCAAAGCGCATCGATGCACCCCGTTAGTATTACAGCGGGTACTGTAGGCGGTCAGGACGGTAGTATTATCACACCGGTCGGTGGTGATTTTTCAGATGCGGCCGGCGGTGTCTACGAGTTTTATCAATTTTCAAAGACGGCGTATGCGGTCAGTTTGGAGGGAAGTGACCTTGTACTATACAGCGGTTATCAGCCCTGGAATGGAGAAGGTATGGCCAATGGCAGGGTGCTGATGGAAAATGTAAAATCATTTCAATTTGCATCTGTCGGTGATACTATAATTGTACAGGTTTGTCTTACGGACAACAATGCTGCGGGACTAGGGGAGTATTCATTATGCAAAGAAAAAGTCGTTTTCTAA
- a CDS encoding aminoacetone oxidase family FAD-binding enzyme, translated as MRKEEIINDVMILGAGASGMMCAAQLNELSDLKVLVVEGNEKAAKKLKISGGGKCNITNVSVTPHNYLGDEELIESIFSQFSKDDLLLWLEKRGLTPVIRKEQYYFCPKSSDEIISILARASRKSRYVFNQKIHSLVKSDCFELVTDQGRFKAKNVVIATGAKSFAALGASEIGLELARHFGHAVKPFVPALAGLTLQAGEFWMKELSGISFPAEVSVDDKILREDMLLTHRGLSGPVILSASLYWSRGEISINFLPGSTLRELMHNNRKLLSTALPLPKRFTQALLDAAAIKEKPCNSYKEDELKTLEHLFHYYTFAPAGTYGFSKAEVCKGGIRTDNINSWTLESNLVEGLYFAGEVLDVTGELGGYNFQWAFSSAVAVAKNITGI; from the coding sequence GTGAGAAAAGAAGAGATTATCAATGATGTAATGATATTGGGCGCGGGTGCAAGCGGGATGATGTGTGCCGCACAACTTAACGAACTGAGCGATCTGAAGGTGCTGGTGGTCGAAGGCAATGAAAAAGCGGCCAAAAAGCTCAAGATATCCGGCGGCGGCAAGTGCAATATCACGAATGTCTCTGTGACGCCGCACAACTATCTGGGCGATGAAGAGCTTATCGAGTCCATCTTCTCGCAGTTTTCCAAAGACGATCTGCTGCTATGGTTGGAGAAGAGGGGCCTGACTCCTGTTATCCGAAAAGAGCAGTACTATTTTTGCCCTAAAAGCTCCGATGAAATCATCTCGATCCTGGCACGAGCAAGTCGGAAATCCAGGTATGTGTTTAATCAAAAGATACACTCGCTAGTCAAGTCCGACTGTTTTGAACTTGTAACAGATCAAGGTCGTTTCAAAGCAAAGAATGTCGTGATAGCGACCGGGGCAAAAAGTTTCGCCGCCCTGGGTGCCAGCGAGATCGGTTTGGAACTGGCCCGCCATTTCGGGCACGCCGTCAAACCTTTTGTTCCGGCTCTGGCCGGATTGACTCTGCAGGCCGGAGAGTTCTGGATGAAAGAGCTCAGCGGTATCAGCTTTCCTGCTGAGGTCTCTGTGGATGACAAGATATTGCGCGAGGATATGCTGTTGACCCACCGCGGCCTGAGCGGTCCGGTTATACTGAGTGCTTCGCTCTATTGGTCCAGAGGCGAGATCAGCATTAATTTTCTCCCCGGGTCGACTCTTCGCGAACTGATGCACAACAACAGAAAACTGCTCTCCACAGCGCTGCCTCTGCCAAAACGTTTTACGCAGGCGTTACTGGATGCGGCGGCTATAAAAGAGAAGCCCTGCAACAGCTATAAAGAAGATGAGCTGAAAACGCTTGAACACTTGTTTCACTACTACACTTTTGCACCGGCAGGCACTTATGGATTTTCGAAAGCCGAGGTGTGCAAGGGCGGTATACGAACCGATAATATCAATAGCTGGACCTTGGAGAGCAATCTGGTTGAAGGGTTGTACTTTGCCGGCGAAGTGCTCGATGTCACGGGAGAGCTCGGCGGCTACAACTTCCAGTGGGCCTTCAGTTCAGCCGTTGCCGTGGCAAAAAATATTACAGGAATATAG
- the rimO gene encoding 30S ribosomal protein S12 methylthiotransferase RimO, producing MSNKLHIVSLGCNKNLVDTEVMLGRLKAYELTDDAADADVIIVNTCGFIDAAKSESINTMLNLDAGRKEESVLVMAGCMSERYKEELSKELTEVDIFTGVGDYAKIDELLAEKQSRFSDAVYLIDGEERVVTGSSYHAYVKISEGCNQACSFCAIPSFKGKLHSRDLDSIAREVEGLVAKGYYDFSFISQDSSSFLRDQNVKDGLIHLIKRIELIDGVKSARILYLYPSTTSMKLLQAIADSKLFHNYFDMPIQHINDDMLRMMKRGFGKEKTLEQLNFMRSLPDAFVRTTFIVGHPGETQAMFDELCDFVREFGFDRANVFGYSDEEGTSAFTAADKLPQEVIDERAEILGEIAAEAETLSLMAEIGKTIEIVIDGESEEHEFLLSARKLIWAPDIDGEIYVNDKEIDEELEFGVIYRAKVTDIVGTTLTATVIGHAE from the coding sequence ATGAGTAACAAACTACACATCGTCTCTCTCGGATGCAACAAAAATCTTGTCGATACCGAGGTGATGCTTGGGCGTCTGAAAGCCTATGAGCTGACCGATGATGCCGCTGATGCCGATGTCATTATCGTCAACACCTGCGGCTTTATCGATGCCGCCAAGTCAGAATCCATCAACACCATGCTGAACCTTGATGCAGGTCGTAAAGAGGAGTCTGTTCTGGTCATGGCGGGCTGTATGAGCGAGCGCTACAAAGAAGAGCTTTCCAAGGAGCTGACCGAGGTCGACATCTTTACCGGGGTGGGCGATTATGCCAAGATCGATGAACTGCTGGCTGAGAAGCAGAGCCGTTTCAGTGACGCGGTCTACCTCATTGACGGCGAAGAACGTGTGGTAACGGGTTCAAGCTACCACGCCTACGTTAAAATCTCCGAAGGGTGCAACCAGGCTTGCTCATTTTGTGCCATTCCCTCTTTTAAAGGCAAACTGCACTCCCGCGACCTTGACAGTATCGCCAGAGAGGTCGAGGGGCTCGTTGCCAAAGGCTATTATGACTTCAGCTTTATCTCGCAGGATTCAAGCTCATTTTTGAGAGACCAGAACGTCAAAGACGGTCTGATCCATCTCATCAAACGCATTGAGCTGATCGACGGTGTCAAGAGTGCGCGCATCCTCTACCTCTACCCGAGTACCACCAGCATGAAACTGCTGCAGGCTATTGCAGACTCCAAGCTTTTTCACAACTACTTCGACATGCCGATCCAGCATATCAACGACGATATGCTGCGCATGATGAAACGCGGTTTCGGCAAAGAGAAGACACTTGAACAGCTCAACTTTATGCGATCGCTGCCGGACGCTTTTGTCCGAACGACCTTTATCGTCGGCCATCCGGGCGAAACGCAGGCGATGTTTGACGAGCTTTGCGACTTTGTCAGGGAGTTCGGATTTGACCGCGCCAATGTCTTCGGCTACTCTGATGAAGAGGGGACTTCGGCATTCACCGCAGCCGACAAACTCCCCCAGGAAGTGATCGATGAACGTGCCGAAATCCTAGGCGAGATCGCCGCTGAGGCAGAGACGCTCTCGCTTATGGCGGAGATCGGCAAGACGATAGAGATCGTTATCGACGGCGAAAGCGAAGAACATGAATTCCTGCTCTCAGCCCGCAAATTGATCTGGGCACCCGATATCGACGGCGAGATCTATGTCAACGACAAAGAGATCGATGAAGAGCTGGAGTTCGGTGTCATCTACAGAGCAAAAGTGACCGATATCGTCGGAACAACGCTGACAGCTACCGT